The following nucleotide sequence is from Citrus sinensis cultivar Valencia sweet orange chromosome 6, DVS_A1.0, whole genome shotgun sequence.
gatTTGCGTCTTggttccttcatcttcatcgCTTCATGACCGCCTAAAACTCCCTGGCTAACCAAACACCCTCCCGTATCCTTAATGGACTCGCGACGCAGCTCACGCGCCCTAATAGATCCAAAGGTCCGTCAAGTCGGCTTCTTCACCAACGCTCCCCTGCCACCCGACCGCACTCAGTCGGACCCACCCGACCCGATCCACTCAACACCGTTAGCCGACGCCTCTTCCCCTGGAAACTTCCTGTCTCCTGTCATGATCCCGCCGCCACGTCACCCCTCCTCCTCCCTCCTCCCACGTCTCCCTCACTCCCCTTCCGACGCCTTCCCTCCGCCCtctcccaccaccaccaccaccaccacgtCTCTCGGTGACTTCTCTGATGACGTTACTGCGGCCTCGTCCCCTCcctctgctgctgctgctgctgcgaGGGTCAGGGGTAGAGGCAGTTCGGTAAAACAGCAGGGTGCTGCATCCTCGTTTCCAGGTGGAGGATTTGAGGTTCCGCCATCTGTGAAAGCTCCCAGTAGTGTCCCCGCAAGCGGCCTCACTACAGTGTCGGTCGTCAAATTGCCGCCTGGAATTTCGGGTAAGTAGTCTATAAACGCCAGCTTTTATTGCAATAACcccaaaataatttactttgtaactattttttttatcagttgCAATTACTTTGCTTCaatttgtttgattaaaaccaatttcagttaaaaaaatagagagaatTAAATAAAGGTTATGCTATTGCAGAGAATGCTGGTGGGTCTGTGTCAGTTGAAGTGCAGAGTGATCGAGCTTTGAATTCAAAGCCCTTGAAAGAGAAGACCTCCAAAGCTGAAAGACGAGCCATTCAGGAGGCACAACGAGCTGCGAAGGCAGCTGCTAAAGGTGTGCATATTATAGTTTGTTAATGCCATAAATAGAACATGTCTATATTCTGTGACTTCtgataattgaataattgatcattttatcTAGTTGTGAATTTATTGAGTTTGAATGAGTAGAAAAGTTTAATAAGTAATATGATCATACCTTTCACAGCTGTGTCTGTGTAACCATTGGAAACACCTATGTATTTGCTGTTTACGGCTGCCTGTTGAGTAAGATTTGCACTTTAGTGGTATAACTTAATATCTTTAACCCCTTGTCAACATCTACTCGTTTGAATTGTCTTTGTCTCAGGTAGGTTATAGTATCTAattatgttgtattatattgtaaTAATGATAATCCTATAATGTTTAGCGGAAGGAATTAAGACACCTGCTGCCACGGCATTGGCAAATGCAAAACCAACTAAATCCACCAGGCCGTCTCCACAGAGGAATGATAGTCCTGTGGTTGTTGCTGCTTCCGAGAAGAAGGGAGGTGATCGTTCTGTAGAAAAAGATAGAAAGAAAGATGTCCCCCATCCGCGCATGCAGTATGATGATAAGAGTCGTGtgcaaaagttgaaaaaacgTTCTGTGGTAAAACCAACTGAAGCTAGGAACAGAGTTGAATTGTTTAGGCATTTGCCCCAATATGAACATGGAACTCAGCTTCCTGTTCTTCAATCCAAGTTTTTCCAACTTGACACATTGCATCCTGCCGTTTACAAGGTATTGATATGAAGAAATGTGTGCTAGGTTGTTACGGATATGTTATCAAGTTCACTAAGACTCTTGGCTAATTATGTCCTTGTTTTGTTGTCAGGTTGGATTACAATATTTATCTGGAGATATATGTGGTGGCAATGCTCGTTGTATTGCAATGCTTCAAGCATTCCAAGAGGCCATCAGAGATTACTCAACTCCACCTGCAAAAACACTTAGTAGAGActtaacaacaaaaataagtaGTTATGTTTCATTTCTCATTGA
It contains:
- the LOC102624327 gene encoding uncharacterized protein LOC102624327 isoform X2; translation: MDSRRSSRALIDPKVRQVGFFTNAPLPPDRTQSDPPDPIHSTPLADASSPGNFLSPVMIPPPRHPSSSLLPRLPHSPSDAFPPPSPTTTTTTTSLGDFSDDVTAASSPPSAAAAAARVRGRGSSVKQQGAASSFPGGGFEVPPSVKAPSSVPASGLTTVSVVKLPPGISENAGGSVSVEVQSDRALNSKPLKEKTSKAERRAIQEAQRAAKAAAKAEGIKTPAATALANAKPTKSTRPSPQRNDSPVVVAASEKKGGDRSVEKDRKKDVPHPRMQYDDKSRVQKLKKRSVVKPTEARNRVELFRHLPQYEHGTQLPVLQSKFFQLDTLHPAVYKVGLQYLSGDICGGNARCIAMLQAFQEAIRDYSTPPAKTLSRDLTTKISSYVSFLIDCRPLSVSMGNAIRFLKSGIAKIPISLSESEAKATLHSDIERFINEKIILADRVIVKHAVTKIRDGDVLLTYGSSSAVEMILQHAHELGKQFRVVIVDSRPKHEGKLLLRRLVRKGLSCTYTHINAISYIIHEVTRVFLGASSVLSNGTVCSRVGTACVAMVAYGFHIPVLVCCEAYKFHERVQLDSICSNELGDPDSISKVPGREDINHLDGWDKSENLQLLNLIYDATPSDYVSLIITDYGMVSHTLVSVRSACCLYFHYIIIIVIP
- the LOC102624327 gene encoding uncharacterized protein LOC102624327 isoform X1; the protein is MDSRRSSRALIDPKVRQVGFFTNAPLPPDRTQSDPPDPIHSTPLADASSPGNFLSPVMIPPPRHPSSSLLPRLPHSPSDAFPPPSPTTTTTTTSLGDFSDDVTAASSPPSAAAAAARVRGRGSSVKQQGAASSFPGGGFEVPPSVKAPSSVPASGLTTVSVVKLPPGISENAGGSVSVEVQSDRALNSKPLKEKTSKAERRAIQEAQRAAKAAAKAEGIKTPAATALANAKPTKSTRPSPQRNDSPVVVAASEKKGGDRSVEKDRKKDVPHPRMQYDDKSRVQKLKKRSVVKPTEARNRVELFRHLPQYEHGTQLPVLQSKFFQLDTLHPAVYKVGLQYLSGDICGGNARCIAMLQAFQEAIRDYSTPPAKTLSRDLTTKISSYVSFLIDCRPLSVSMGNAIRFLKSGIAKIPISLSESEAKATLHSDIERFINEKIILADRVIVKHAVTKIRDGDVLLTYGSSSAVEMILQHAHELGKQFRVVIVDSRPKHEGKLLLRRLVRKGLSCTYTHINAISYIIHEVTRVFLGASSVLSNGTVCSRVGTACVAMVAYGFHIPVLVCCEAYKFHERVQLDSICSNELGDPDSISKVPGREDINHLDGWDKSENLQLLNLIYDATPSDYVSLIITDYGMGLPSLEPHILHLSLVVQSPCPLRVEH
- the LOC102624327 gene encoding uncharacterized protein LOC102624327 isoform X3; the protein is MDSRRSSRALIDPKVRQVGFFTNAPLPPDRTQSDPPDPIHSTPLADASSPGNFLSPVMIPPPRHPSSSLLPRLPHSPSDAFPPPSPTTTTTTTSLGDFSDDVTAASSPPSAAAAAARVRGRGSSVKQQGAASSFPGGGFEVPPSVKAPSSVPASGLTTVSVVKLPPGISENAGGSVSVEVQSDRALNSKPLKEKTSKAERRAIQEAQRAAKAAAKAEGIKTPAATALANAKPTKSTRPSPQRNDSPVVVAASEKKGGDRSVEKDRKKDVPHPRMQYDDKSRVQKLKKRSVVKPTEARNRVELFRHLPQYEHGTQLPVLQSKFFQLDTLHPAVYKVGLQYLSGDICGGNARCIAMLQAFQEAIRDYSTPPAKTLSRDLTTKISSYVSFLIDCRPLSVSMGNAIRFLKSGIAKIPISLSESEAKATLHSDIERFINEKIILADRVIVKHAVTKIRDGDVLLTYGSSSAVEMILQHAHELGKQFRVVIVDSRPKHEGKLLLRRLVRKGLSCTYTHINAISYIIHEVTRVFLGASSVLSNGTVCSRVGTACVAMVAYGFHIPVLVCCEAYKFHERVQLDSICSNELGDPDSISKVPGREDINHLDGWDKSENLQLLNLIYDATPSDYVSLIITDYGMIPPTSVPVIVREYGRGQLWI